The Sandaracinus amylolyticus genomic interval AGGGACCCGCACCAGAAACACAGGGTGACCGACGGGAATCGAACCCGCGACACTCGGAGCCACAATCCGATGCTCTACCAACTGAGCTACGGCCACCACGAACGAGGGCCGGCAGTCTAGCGAAGAGCGCTCACCCTGCAAGTGCGATCATCACTCTTTCGGAGTCACGATCACACGGCCCGCGCCCGCATATCGACGCCGCGCCCACTCTGCCATCGCGATCCCGGCCGCGACCGTCATCGGGTAGCTGTGGTTGATCCCGAACATCGGGATCCCGATCACCTCGTCGGACGCCGCGAGGATCTCCGCGCCGACGCCCTCTTCCTCGTTGCCCACGACGATCACGCAGTGCTCGGGCATCTTCGCGTCCCAGAGCCCGACCGACGCGTCGTCCTTCTCGAGCGAGCACAAGAACCAGCCGCGCTCCTTCGCCATCGCGACGAACGCGGCCTCGCTCTCGACCTCGACCACGTTCTCGTAGCGCTGCATGCCCATCGCCGCGCGCTCGTACCAGGGCTCGATCCCGATGAGCACGATCTCGCGCACCAGGAACGAGTGCGCGGTGCGGATGATCGCGCCGACGTTGAACGGGTTCTTCGAGCGACGGATCGCGATGCGCACCGGATGACGGATGCGATCGAGCTCGCGACGCACCTCGTCGATCGGCATCCCGAGCGGCGGAACGTAGGCCATTCACCAAAACGACGAAGGGCCGGTCCGGAGACCAGCCCTTCGTTCTCAGCTCTCGGCCGTCGGCGCTGCGTGTCGCCCGGCCTGCCGCGCCATCTTGTTCAGCGGCAGGTACGTGCCGAAGACGAAGTCCCACAGCGGCGAGGTGATGCCGTAGCGATGGTTCGGCGAGTCGTGGTGGTGGAGCATGTGGTAGCGCTTCAGCCACCGGCCCACGCCACCCTTCGGGTTGAAGTAGTGCGTGTAGTAGTGGACCCAGTCGTACGCGATGTAGCCCGCCGCGGTGCCCGCGAAGATCGGGAACCAGTACGCGCCGAACACGAGGTACCAGATGCCCGCGACGATCGCCGCGAACGGCCAGATCCCGATCGGCGGGAGCACGAGCCGCATCGGGTCGTTCATGAACTCGTGGTGGTACCCGTGCAGCAGGAAGTGCTGCAGGCGCTGCTTCTCGTTCTTCGGGACGAAGTGGAAGATCCAGCGGTGCAGGCAGTACTCGATGAACGTCGTGATCAGGAAGCCCGCCGCGAAGAGCGGGATCACGCCGAGCCCGAACGCCTGGGCGCCCGACCAGAGCCCCCACACGACGAACGGCCCGAACCAGATGCCGGGCGTGATCGGGTGGGCCTGGGCGAACCACTTCTCGAGGAACTGGTTCTTGAACACCTGGATCCGGTTGGGCGGCTTGCCGCGCTTCCCGTTCGGACCGGGCGTCGGCTCGGGCATCTTGCCCTCCGCCGCATCGAGGCACTCTTGCGTGAGATCCAGCAGGCCCATGTTGCTCCGACGTCGACGTTCAGGTCGGCGGAGGGGTAGCATGCGCGCGACTTCCGTCGCAAACGCGCGATGGGGCCCGTGTCGCGGCATCGGCCTCGGTCGATGCGTGGCCTCACTCGATGGCGAGCCGCGCACGACGCCGAAGCTCACTCCATTCTCACCTCCGACCTCCCGCTACTACCCTTTTCGCTAGGAAGAACTCTTGGAGACCACGAGCGAGACGTCCATCGCCGCCGGCATCCTCACCGATCCGACGACGCGCTACGTGATCCGCGAGATCGCTTGGCGGTTCGCGTATCTCCGCCGCGTCGTCATCAACGAGATGAGCCGCGTGCTGACACCCCTCGGCGCGACCGTGCCGCAGTACCACGTGCTCTTCCGCCTCGCGACGGCGGAGGGCCCGCTCTCGCAGCAGGAGCTGACGCTGGACGCCGGCCTCGACGCCGCGGGGGTGAGCCGCCTCGTCGCGCGCATGGCGAAGGACAAGCAGGTCACGATCAAGGTCGACGCGCGCGATCGCCGTCGTCGCCTGGTGCGCCTGACCGCGAAGGGGCGCGCGCTCGAGGAGTCGCTCTCGCCGCTCGTCGACTCCGCGGTGCGGAACATGGTGACGGGCTTCACCGACGAGGAGGCGATGTTCCTCGTGCAGCTCCTCGACAAGGCCGTGCGCTCGACGATGGATCGCGAGACCGACCGCAAGCGCCGCTCCCGCCGTCGCGCCGCGAACGGCCACGCCGAGGCCGAGGCGAGCGAGCCTCCTCGGGCGTGACCGGCGCGGCAGGCCCGTATAGGATCGCGGGGCTCGGATGTCCGACGACTCCCTCGATCCCGCGCGCCCGCTCCGCGAGGACGATCGCGACCGCACGCGGCTCGAGGACACGCGCGACGGGATGGATCTCGATCCGGCGGAAGGCCATCCGGGCTTCGCGACCACGGCGCTCGGCGCCGGCGACGTGCGCGACACCCCGCGGATGCCGACGCTCGTCGACGAGGAGCGCGCGGTGGATCCGTGGATCGGCCGCGTGCTCTCGAACGTGTATCGCGTCGAGGGCAAGATCGGCGAGGGCGGGATGGGCGCGGTGTACGCCGTGCGCCACGTGCACCTCGGCAAGCAGTACGCGGTGAAGGTGCTCTCGGCGGGCGTCGCGCAGAACGCGACGGCGGTCGAGCGGCTCAAGCAGGAAGCGATCGCGGCGAGCTCGATCGAGCACGACAACATCGTCGAGGTCATCAGCTTCGATCGCTACGCCGACGGCGCGGTCTTCATCGTGATGGAGTACCTGCGGGGCGAGAGCCTCGCCGAGCGCGTCGCGCGCGGGCCGCTCCCGCTGCACGAAGCGCTCGCGATCGCGCATCAGATCGCGGCAGCGCTCGCGAAGGCGCACCAGCACGACATCGTGCACCGCGACCTGAAGCCCGAGAACGTCTACCTCGCGAAGAAGGGCGACGCGGAGCGCGCGAAGGTGCTCGACTTCGGCATCTCGAAGGTGAAGAGCGCGGACGCCGAGCAAGTGAAGATGACGCGCACCGGCCAGCTGGTCGGGACGCCGCTCTACATGTCGCCCGAGCAGGCGCGCGGAGAGGCGGAGATCGATCGGCGCGTCGACGTCTACGCGCTCGGCGTGATGCTGTACGAGATGCTGACGGGCTCGCCGCCGTTCGAGGGGCGGAACTACTTCGAGCTCCTCTGGAAGCACGGCAACGAGCCGGCGCAGCCGCCGAAGCAGCGGAACCCGAACGTCTTCATCCCCGACGAGGTCGAGGCGGTGGTGCTGCGCGCGCTCGCGAAGAAGCGCGAGGAGCGCTTCCAGACGATGGAGGAGCTCGCGGAGGCGCTGCGGATGGCGGCGCCGGACGTGGCGGTGCCGACCACGGCGTCGTTGCCTCCGCGGAGCGTGAACATCGACGTCGCGCGCGAGGTGAGGCCGAGCCCCGCCGTGACGCTCGACGCGCCGCCGCCGGCGCGCGAGCAGCGCTCCACGGAGTCGATCCCGGCGCCGCCCACGACGCGCGTGCCGATGGCGGCGTGGGTCGGTGGAGCGCTCGTCGCGCTCGCGGCGATCGCGCTCGTCGCGAGCGCGATGGCGGGCGAGCCCGAGGCGCCCCCGCCGACGATCGCGAGCGCGCCGCAGCCCGCGATCACCGAGCCGGAGATCCGCGCGCCCGAGGTCGCCGAGCCGGAGGTCCGCGAGCCCGAGACCGATCCCGCGCGCGTCGCGGAGGTCGCGCTCGACTCGACGCCGACCGGCGCGGAAGTGCGCGTCGGCGAGCGCGTGCTCGGGACGACGCCGCTCTTCGCGGATCTGCCGATCGGTGCACCGCTCACGCTCGTCTTCCACCACGACGGGTACGTCGACGAGGAAGAGGTGCTCGTGCCCGCGGCGGGCGCGCGGGTGTCGGTGAGGCTTCGCCGTCGCGCGATCCGCGGCGGCTCGGGATCGTCGGTCTCTTCGCTTCCCATGAAGACGGAGCTCTGAATGCGTTGGGGGGTTCGGCGGGCGCGCGCGCTCGCCTTCGTCGTCGCGCTCGCGCTGATGGCCGGCGCGCCACGCGCGGTGCACGCCGACGACACGGCCGAGGCGGGGGCGCTCTTCGCGAGCGGCAACCAGCACCTCCAGGCCGCGACGCGATTGCGCGGGGAGCGACGCACGCGCGAGCTCGAAGCCGCGCTCGCCGACTACGTCGCGAGCCTCCGCATCGTGCGGAGCCGCAACGTGCTGTTCAACGCGTCGCTGGCCGCCGAGCTGCTCGAGCGGCGCGAGGACGCGTTCAACTATCTGTTCGAGTACGTCGGCGTCGCGGGGCTGAGCGAGAGTGATCGCGCCGAGGGCACGCGCCGGCTCGACGCGCTGCGGCCGCACGTCGCGGTGCTCGCGATCACGAGCGCGCCGAGCGGCGCCGAGGTGTGGATCGATCGACGCGATCTCGCGGCGCGCGGGCGCACGCCGCTCGAGTACGCGGTGAGCGCGGGCGACCATCGCGTGTGGCTGCGCGCGAGCGGATATCGCGACGCGGAGGTGCAGGTCGCCGCGACCGTGGGCACCACGACGCCGGTGAGCGCGACGCTCGAGGGCGCGCCGGCCTCGGTGCAGGTGCTCGCGCCGCCCGACGTGCGCCTCACGCTCGACGGAGAGCCGATCGCCGCGGGCGCGCACGTCGAGATCGCGCCGGGCACGCACGTCGCGCGGCTCGAGCCGGAGGGCGCGGCGCCGATCGAGCGGCGCTTCGAGGTGCTGCCGGGCGCGGCGCCGATGGTGATCGATCTCGCGACCGCGGCGGCGGGCCTCGCGCGGCGCGAGGGCGCGCTGCTCGTGGTCACCAGCGAGCCCGCGGCGCGCGTGATGGTCGACGGCCTCGTCGTCGGGGGCGGCACGGCGGTGCGCGCGCCGGTGACGAGCGGCGCGCACGAGATCGTCGTCGAGGCCGACGGGCACCTGCCGTACACGACGCGCCACACGTTCGCGACCGGCGATCGCCGCGCGCTCCGGGTGTCGCTCGCGCCGCAACGCGGGGACTCGCTGCTCGCGCCGCGCATCGTGATGGGCGTCGCGGGAGGGCTCTCGACGATCGCGGTGGCGACGACGGCGATCGGCTGGTTCGTCGCGGACGAGCGCTGGGACTCGGCGCACACCGAGGAGAACGCCGACGAGGTCGAGGCGTGGGCGTACGCCGCGTACACCGCGTGGGGCGTCGCGGCGGCGGTGATCGCGACCGAGATCGTGCTGCTGATCGCCGACGGACGGAGCGACGAGGAGTCGGTCGGTGAGCTCGTCGTCGCGCCGGTCCCGGTCGAGGGCGGCGCGGTGTTGAGCGTCGGAGGTCGGCTGTGACGCGCGCCGGGCTCGCGTGCGCCGCGCTCGCGCTCGTCGGGTGCTTGATGCCCGATCGATCGCTGATCGAGCGCGACGCCGGCATGGACGCGCCGGACACGAGCCAGTGGGAGGACGCGGGCGACGCGGGCGAGGATGCCGGCGACGGCGGGTGCCGCACCGACCAGCAGTTCGAGCGCACGTGCGACAACGGCGAGGACGACGACTGCGACGGGCTCGTCGACTGCAACGACTTCGACTGCGGCCGCGAGCTCGAGTGCTGCGGCTCGGGCGGTGAGAGCGTCGTCTCGGAGTTCGCGACCGACTCGCTCGACTGGGTGTCCCTGCCGATCGGCGTGCCTCCGGCGATCCAGCGCGAGACCACCGACGACGTGGTCTCGAGCTTCGGCACCGGCGATCCGCGCGGCCTCCGCTACGTCGAGTGCCTGCCGGTCGATCTCGGGATGTCGATCACCGCGACGCTGCGCGCACCGCGCGGCACCGCGTGCGCCACGCGCGAGGGCTGCGAGTACGCGAGCATCGTGCTCACCGCCGTGCCCGACATGGCGCGCGGCGCGTCGCTGCCCGACGAGCTCTCGGTGCGGGTGTACCGTGATCGCATCGTCGAGGTGCGCCGCGCGGGGCGCGTGATCGACACCGCGCCGCAGTCGTTCGGCATCGACGACGTGAACGTCACGATCGAGCTCTCGCCGGGCGTGTCGGGCGGCGCCGCGTGGATCTTCGCGCGCGTGCTCGTCGCGCAGACCGGCGTCGACACCTGGGACGTGTTCGCCGACAGCGACGACGGTGGACGTCGTGCGCTCATCCCGCGCGAGCACCTCGCCGGCGAGGGCTTCGGATGCGCGGCGGTGCGCGGGCTCTACGTCGCGCTCGAAGGGCGGGGCAACTACGTCGACGTCGACGCGGTGGGCAGCGATCCGTACGAGTGCGCAAACCCGAGTAATTTCCGCACGATCGAAGGCGCGAGCACCGGGCTCGATCACACCGCGCTGCGCGCGGCGGACGCGTGGGCGGCAGGCGGCGTCGGGGCGCCGACGCTCGGCAGCTACTTCGTCGGTGTCGACGACGCGTGGGACGTGTACTTCGACGCGACGAACGTGCCGCGCACGAACGAGCTCTCGGCGCCGGTGCGCTTCGCGATCGGCGGCGCGACGACGAGCGACGACGAGGGCCTCGCGGCGTGGACCTCGCGCGACGCGCTCGGCGCGCCGGTGCTCGGCGTGAGCCCTCCGCAGTGCGTGGGCGCCGCGTGCCCGCCGCTCTCGAGCGTGCGCGAGCCGGCGCTGTACGTGCCGCTCGACGAAGAGACGCGCTCGATCGAGCGCTCGACGCAAGGCTGGCTCGCGGCGGCGCGCGAGCTCGACGGCTCGAACGGGCGGCGCTTCGGCATCGATCTGCACCCGATGGGCCTCAGCCCGTTCTTCGTCGCCGACGATGCGATGCCCGTGCTCCGCCCCGACACCGAGGGCGGCGGATGCACCTCGCTGCGCGACCCGCTGCTGCTCCCCGCGGGGCCGCACCCGACGACGACGTTCTGGCTGCTCTACGGGTGCGAGCGCACCGGCACGCTCCGCGAGATCCGCATGGCGCGCGTCGACGTCGACGGCGGCGTGCGCGCGACGCTGCCGAGCGAGGTCGTGCTCGACGCCGACGACTTCGGCGACATCGCCGCGATCACGCTGCGCGGCGCGGACGGCGCGTCGTGGTTCCCCAACGACGACGAGGACCTCGCGATCCATCGGCTCTGGGTCGTCGCGCGCGATCTCGCGGGACGCACCAGCGTCGCGTTCGCGGAGTCCGCCGCGCCGCGCGACGAGCCGCCGCGCTTCGTGCCCTACGCCGCGAACCCGGTGCTGCGCGCGAGCGATCCCGTGCTCGGTGCGTGCCCCGGGCGCTGCGACATCGAGTCGATCGCCGCCGCGCGCATCGCGAACTCGCCGCAGCGCGTGCGGCTCCTGGTCGGACGAACGATCACCACCGCGACCGAGGTACGACACACGCTCCTGCCGCTCGATCAGGTCTGGCCGCAGTGAGCGAGTCGCTGGCACACAATCTGATGAGCGAGCTCGGGGCGCGTTGCGTGTGCCAGAGTGAGATCGGCGCGCTCCGCTCCCGGGTGATCCGCGATGCAGCACCGCTCCCGTAGCGCCACGATCCTCGGGTTCGCGCTCGCCACCTCGGCGCTGGCGATGCCGCTCGCGCTCGGCTGCGACGACGACACCGACGGCTCGGCGATCGACGTGCCCGACGGCGGTGCAGGTGCCACCGACGCGGGCGGGTGGCCACGGGCGGACGCCGGGGCCGGCACCGACGACGCGGGAGCCCCGGCCTACCCCGGCGAAGACAGCCCGCCCAGCGGCGCGGGGTGCTTCGACTTCGTCGACGGTGACGGCGACGCCGAGCTCGACTGCGACGACCCCGACTGCGCGTCCACGCCCGTGTGTTGCGTCGGTCGATCGTCGGAGTCCTGCTGCCGTCCCGCGACGCCGCGCGTCGTCGCGTTCTCCGAGTGCAGCGGCACGGGGAGCGACGCGCTGCTCGCGTGCGCGCCCGGCGCGACGCTCTTCGGGAGCCCGTCGCCCGAGCTGCGCGACTTCGCGTTCTACCCGAACGGCGGCGATCGCTACGACAGCGGGCTCGTGCTCGGCGGCAGCGTCGACCCGCGGGTGTCACGCCTCTCGATCCTCGCGAGCGTCGAGGCGGAGGACGCGTGCGACGGCTGCCTCGACTCGGTCGCGGTGGGGCTGACGTCGAGCGCGGCGACGCTCGGCACCACGTCGCTGGTCGACGCCGACGTCGCGTTCCTCGTGAGCGCCGCGAGCGGCGAGCTGCGGCTGGTCGTCGGTGGCGCGGTGTCGCGCGCGGTGCCCCTCGCCGACGTGCGGGCGATGCTGGGGGCCGGGCCGCGTGACGCGATCACCTACGAGCTCGCGACGAGCACGAGCGGGCGCGTCGACGTGAGCGCGTCGACGAGCGGTCCGACCGGCCCGTGGACGTCGATCTTCGGCGGCGTGCGCTACGCGCCGCGCGGCCCGGCGCGCGTGATCGCGTGGGGGCGCGCGTCGAACCGCGGGCCGAGCGATCCGCCCCCT includes:
- a CDS encoding TrmH family RNA methyltransferase produces the protein MAYVPPLGMPIDEVRRELDRIRHPVRIAIRRSKNPFNVGAIIRTAHSFLVREIVLIGIEPWYERAAMGMQRYENVVEVESEAAFVAMAKERGWFLCSLEKDDASVGLWDAKMPEHCVIVVGNEEEGVGAEILAASDEVIGIPMFGINHSYPMTVAAGIAMAEWARRRYAGAGRVIVTPKE
- a CDS encoding serine/threonine-protein kinase; translation: MSDDSLDPARPLREDDRDRTRLEDTRDGMDLDPAEGHPGFATTALGAGDVRDTPRMPTLVDEERAVDPWIGRVLSNVYRVEGKIGEGGMGAVYAVRHVHLGKQYAVKVLSAGVAQNATAVERLKQEAIAASSIEHDNIVEVISFDRYADGAVFIVMEYLRGESLAERVARGPLPLHEALAIAHQIAAALAKAHQHDIVHRDLKPENVYLAKKGDAERAKVLDFGISKVKSADAEQVKMTRTGQLVGTPLYMSPEQARGEAEIDRRVDVYALGVMLYEMLTGSPPFEGRNYFELLWKHGNEPAQPPKQRNPNVFIPDEVEAVVLRALAKKREERFQTMEELAEALRMAAPDVAVPTTASLPPRSVNIDVAREVRPSPAVTLDAPPPAREQRSTESIPAPPTTRVPMAAWVGGALVALAAIALVASAMAGEPEAPPPTIASAPQPAITEPEIRAPEVAEPEVREPETDPARVAEVALDSTPTGAEVRVGERVLGTTPLFADLPIGAPLTLVFHHDGYVDEEEVLVPAAGARVSVRLRRRAIRGGSGSSVSSLPMKTEL
- a CDS encoding PEGA domain-containing protein is translated as MRWGVRRARALAFVVALALMAGAPRAVHADDTAEAGALFASGNQHLQAATRLRGERRTRELEAALADYVASLRIVRSRNVLFNASLAAELLERREDAFNYLFEYVGVAGLSESDRAEGTRRLDALRPHVAVLAITSAPSGAEVWIDRRDLAARGRTPLEYAVSAGDHRVWLRASGYRDAEVQVAATVGTTTPVSATLEGAPASVQVLAPPDVRLTLDGEPIAAGAHVEIAPGTHVARLEPEGAAPIERRFEVLPGAAPMVIDLATAAAGLARREGALLVVTSEPAARVMVDGLVVGGGTAVRAPVTSGAHEIVVEADGHLPYTTRHTFATGDRRALRVSLAPQRGDSLLAPRIVMGVAGGLSTIAVATTAIGWFVADERWDSAHTEENADEVEAWAYAAYTAWGVAAAVIATEIVLLIADGRSDEESVGELVVAPVPVEGGAVLSVGGRL
- a CDS encoding MarR family winged helix-turn-helix transcriptional regulator is translated as METTSETSIAAGILTDPTTRYVIREIAWRFAYLRRVVINEMSRVLTPLGATVPQYHVLFRLATAEGPLSQQELTLDAGLDAAGVSRLVARMAKDKQVTIKVDARDRRRRLVRLTAKGRALEESLSPLVDSAVRNMVTGFTDEEAMFLVQLLDKAVRSTMDRETDRKRRSRRRAANGHAEAEASEPPRA
- a CDS encoding sterol desaturase family protein codes for the protein MGLLDLTQECLDAAEGKMPEPTPGPNGKRGKPPNRIQVFKNQFLEKWFAQAHPITPGIWFGPFVVWGLWSGAQAFGLGVIPLFAAGFLITTFIEYCLHRWIFHFVPKNEKQRLQHFLLHGYHHEFMNDPMRLVLPPIGIWPFAAIVAGIWYLVFGAYWFPIFAGTAAGYIAYDWVHYYTHYFNPKGGVGRWLKRYHMLHHHDSPNHRYGITSPLWDFVFGTYLPLNKMARQAGRHAAPTAES